CGAGACGTTTCCCTCCCTCGGGCTGGACTTCGCCGAGGGCGAGGGCGCCACGTCCGCAGGCGACGACGGCTCGTCCCTCCCGAGGTTCGAGAAAGGAGCCGGGTTCTCCCGCTCCGTCGACGACATCGACCTGCCAGATTTTGAGACGTCTGCCTCTCATCAGGGCATAGGTGCCGGGAGAGGGATTGAGGGCGCGGACCTGACAGGCGATTTCCCGCGCCGTGCGAATCCAGCGGATGGGACACTCCTCTTTCCTGATGACGGGGGCGAAGGTCGCCTTCGCATGGTCCTGTTCCTTCGGACAGGCCAAACCCTCCTCCAATAATTCTAAAACTTTCTGCAATAAAATGCCACCCTTAGGGGCCAGCCGCGCGAGCAAGTGCCCGTACGATTCGTGATTTTCGATTCCTTCCCGGCTCTGGGCGAGTATGGGGCCGGCGTCCATGGCGGGCACAAGGCGGAAGACGGAAATTCCCGTCTCTTTGTCGCCTGCCATGAGGGCGCGCTGAAGAGGGGCGGCGCCTCGATAGAGGGGAAGCAGGGAGGGGTGGGCGTTCAGGCAGCCCCAAGGGGGGGTCGAGAGATAGGGCTCGCCGATCATCTGGCCGAAATCGACGACGATGATCACCTGAGGACGCTCGTCGTCGAAGCGCCTCAGAAGATCGTCATCGCTGTTGACCTTGGGGGAAAGATGGAGGGGAAGGCCACGTTCGACAGCCTCTCGGGCCACGGGAGTCTCCCTGAGCCTGAGGCCTCGGCCGGCGGGACGGGAGGGGGCGGAGATAACCAGCGTCGGGGTCTGCCGGGAGAGAAGACCGACGAGACAGAGACGACCGAAATCGCCGGAGCCCATGAACCAGTAAGGGACCATCGGATCAGGCCTCCTGAAGGCGTCGAAATTTCTTTTTGGCGAAGGTCCGTCGAAGAGGAGTGAGGTGGTCGATGAGCAGGACACCGTTGAGGTGATCTATCTCGTGGGCAAAGGCCCGGGCCAGAAGGCCTTTGGCTTCGATCACCTGGCGACCGCCCTTCTCGTCCAGGGCCTCTACGGTGATCGTTTCGGGGCGCAGGACTTTCTCGAAAAGACCGGGGAAGCTCAGACAGCCCTCCTCGTCGGATTGACTGCCCGAGGCGGCGGTAATGCGGGGGTTGACGAGCACATACTCGCGTCCCTCGTAGGCGACGACGGCGACGGACCGGTTGACGCCGATCTGAGGCGCCGCCAGGCCCAATCCGTCGTAGGCGTACATGAGAGCCTTCATTTCCTCGACGAAAGAACGGAAGGCCTCATCGAAAAGAGAAATCTCCTCGTTGGCCTCGCGCAGGACAGGGTCGGGATAGATCCTCAGTTTGTTTTCGGACAAGAGGGACCCTCCTTACCGAAAGAGAAGGTGAAGCGACGAAAAGGGCCGCGGCCCTGGATGGCAGCCACGGCCCTCGCTCTGTGCAGGGGGAAGTTCTAGCGGTTGGCGTCCTTCCACAGATCGCCCAAGGTGACGTTCATCTCTTCCTGGGCAAACTCGGGCGTGCGGGAGCGATCCGACTCGTGACGACGGCGACGGGGCTGGTCGTCGTTCTGCGG
The DNA window shown above is from Aminithiophilus ramosus and carries:
- the fmt gene encoding methionyl-tRNA formyltransferase; the protein is MVPYWFMGSGDFGRLCLVGLLSRQTPTLVISAPSRPAGRGLRLRETPVAREAVERGLPLHLSPKVNSDDDLLRRFDDERPQVIIVVDFGQMIGEPYLSTPPWGCLNAHPSLLPLYRGAAPLQRALMAGDKETGISVFRLVPAMDAGPILAQSREGIENHESYGHLLARLAPKGGILLQKVLELLEEGLACPKEQDHAKATFAPVIRKEECPIRWIRTAREIACQVRALNPSPGTYALMRGRRLKIWQVDVVDGAGEPGSFLEPREGRAVVACGRGALALGEVQPEGGKRLEGTLWWRGLDLGKGESLS
- the def gene encoding peptide deformylase; its protein translation is MSENKLRIYPDPVLREANEEISLFDEAFRSFVEEMKALMYAYDGLGLAAPQIGVNRSVAVVAYEGREYVLVNPRITAASGSQSDEEGCLSFPGLFEKVLRPETITVEALDEKGGRQVIEAKGLLARAFAHEIDHLNGVLLIDHLTPLRRTFAKKKFRRLQEA